One genomic window of Burkholderia diffusa includes the following:
- a CDS encoding helix-turn-helix transcriptional regulator: MRIALAPDDTAAHDGFDDAAWTARELSAWLGLVYQGPSEATPWGSFLEAIRVRLDARFTTLVLRNPGGSRRGLIINASAHGPLLPGEPSYSEQFYALCPFLDQPPGQVFTADRLFGAARWCAHAFYLQYLQPLDLRFILGANLRGERGVECAFFVSRAHHARDFDAAERAQVATLLPHLQRAIELHAALDVLDAERALYAGTVDRLDVGTAILDEDGRVIKHNRIAERLIARQDGLCLRQERLHASCPLDERRLQKALQAALEHFRAGALGRIEATTLSRPGGALPLNVLLRPLAPYRGAEDRQHRPAVAVFVRDPASSPQTSRDMLHRLFRLTPMETEIALLLVDGLTLDEAAAATGITKNTARAHLRGIFAKTGATRQAVLVKMLLNSVVSMA; this comes from the coding sequence ATGCGGATCGCGCTGGCGCCCGACGACACGGCCGCGCACGACGGTTTCGACGACGCGGCATGGACGGCCCGCGAACTCAGCGCGTGGCTCGGGCTCGTCTATCAGGGCCCGTCCGAAGCGACGCCGTGGGGGAGCTTTCTCGAAGCGATCCGCGTGCGGCTCGACGCGCGCTTCACGACGCTCGTGCTGCGCAACCCTGGCGGCTCGCGGCGCGGGCTCATCATCAACGCATCGGCCCATGGCCCGCTACTGCCCGGCGAGCCGTCGTACAGCGAGCAGTTCTATGCGCTGTGCCCGTTTCTCGACCAGCCGCCCGGCCAGGTGTTCACGGCCGACCGGCTGTTCGGCGCCGCCCGCTGGTGCGCGCATGCCTTCTACCTGCAGTACCTGCAGCCGCTCGACCTGCGCTTCATCCTCGGCGCAAACCTGCGCGGCGAGCGCGGCGTCGAGTGCGCATTCTTCGTGAGCCGCGCGCACCATGCTCGCGATTTCGACGCGGCCGAACGCGCGCAGGTCGCGACGCTGCTGCCCCACCTGCAGCGCGCGATCGAGCTGCATGCGGCGCTCGACGTGCTCGACGCCGAACGCGCGCTGTACGCGGGCACCGTCGACCGGCTCGACGTCGGCACCGCGATCCTCGACGAGGACGGGCGCGTGATCAAGCACAACCGCATCGCCGAACGGCTGATCGCACGGCAGGACGGCCTGTGCCTGCGCCAGGAGCGGCTCCATGCGTCGTGCCCGCTCGACGAGCGCCGGCTGCAGAAGGCTTTGCAGGCCGCGCTCGAGCATTTCCGCGCGGGCGCGCTCGGGCGTATCGAGGCCACCACGCTGTCGCGGCCCGGCGGCGCGCTGCCGTTGAACGTGCTGCTGCGCCCGCTCGCGCCCTATCGCGGCGCGGAGGACCGCCAGCATCGCCCGGCCGTCGCGGTGTTCGTCCGCGATCCGGCGTCGTCGCCGCAGACCTCGCGCGACATGCTGCATCGACTGTTTCGCCTCACGCCGATGGAAACCGAGATCGCACTGCTGCTCGTCGACGGCCTGACGCTCGACGAAGCGGCCGCCGCCACCGGCATCACGAAGAACACCGCGCGCGCGCACCTGCGCGGAATCTTCGCGAAGACGGGCGCGACGCGGCAGGCCGTGCTCGTGAAGATGCTGCTGAACAGCGTGGTGTCGATGGCATAG
- a CDS encoding sulfotransferase family protein, which translates to MNAPFDRIRTLLDADGLIAEAVSRAGGLAAFGDGPYREALGVMCASLIGEAKLSARGAEMMREKLVGQLVNRLVIENYYARHPEIADIEIDDPLVIVGLPRTGTTLLQRLLAVDPRFHSAAWWETRYPAPLAGETLDAPTVRIARAQAEVATMIDCIPQILTIHPLDAMLADEEFMLMEHSFVCAMDSYANVPGYTAWLEKQDLTPVYTYLKRMLQFLQWQKARRGVAPAERWLLKTPQHLHALDVLCRVFPRAQVVLTHRDPAQTIPSMASMAHTLWRMYADDPDPRTVGAQWNAGMARAIRAAMTARDALPAERFLDVRFEDTVSNPLGVAQAVYRFAGMPLDARQRAAMVDWMACHGRDKRAAHDYSIARFGFTDAQLAHDFAAYRARHLRAAG; encoded by the coding sequence ATGAACGCGCCGTTCGACCGGATCCGCACGCTGCTCGATGCCGACGGGCTGATCGCCGAGGCCGTGTCGCGCGCGGGCGGCCTTGCCGCGTTCGGCGACGGCCCGTATCGCGAGGCGCTCGGCGTGATGTGCGCGTCGTTGATCGGTGAAGCGAAGCTGTCCGCGCGCGGCGCGGAGATGATGCGCGAGAAGCTCGTCGGCCAGCTCGTGAACCGGCTCGTCATCGAGAACTACTACGCGCGTCATCCGGAAATCGCCGACATCGAGATCGACGATCCGCTCGTGATCGTCGGGCTGCCGCGCACCGGCACGACGCTGCTGCAGCGGCTGCTCGCGGTCGACCCGCGCTTTCATTCGGCCGCGTGGTGGGAAACGCGCTATCCGGCACCGCTCGCCGGCGAGACGCTCGACGCGCCGACCGTGCGCATCGCCCGCGCGCAGGCCGAGGTTGCGACGATGATCGACTGCATTCCGCAGATCCTGACGATCCATCCGCTCGACGCGATGCTCGCCGACGAGGAGTTCATGCTGATGGAGCACTCGTTCGTGTGCGCGATGGATTCGTACGCGAACGTGCCGGGCTATACGGCGTGGCTCGAGAAGCAGGACCTGACGCCCGTCTATACGTACCTGAAGCGGATGCTGCAGTTCCTGCAGTGGCAGAAGGCGCGGCGCGGCGTCGCGCCGGCCGAGCGCTGGCTGCTGAAGACACCGCAGCACCTGCATGCGCTCGACGTGCTGTGCCGCGTGTTTCCGCGTGCGCAGGTGGTGCTCACGCATCGCGACCCGGCGCAGACGATTCCGTCGATGGCGAGCATGGCGCATACGCTGTGGCGGATGTACGCGGACGACCCGGATCCGCGCACGGTTGGCGCGCAGTGGAACGCGGGGATGGCGCGTGCGATCCGCGCGGCGATGACGGCGCGCGACGCGCTGCCGGCCGAGCGGTTTCTCGACGTGCGTTTCGAGGACACCGTGTCGAATCCGCTCGGCGTCGCGCAAGCCGTGTACCGCTTCGCCGGCATGCCGCTCGATGCACGGCAGCGCGCGGCGATGGTGGACTGGATGGCGTGCCACGGCCGCGACAAGCGCGCCGCGCACGACTATTCGATCGCCCGCTTCGGCTTCACCGATGCGCAACTGGCGCACGACTTCGCCGCGTATCGCGCGCGGCACCTGCGGGCGGCCGGCTGA
- a CDS encoding acetyltransferase, protein MMQERGPLRGRHFFAFNGDADGLCALQQLRLAEGECGTLVTGVKRDIRLLERVDARAGDRVTVLDVSHDQNRDACARLLRDGAAVRYFDHHFAGELPGDPRFDAYIDTAADICTSALVNRHLGGRHVRWAIVAAFGDELPALGDALAREYGLGQAERDTLAELGLYLNYNAYGECVDDLHFDPAVLADAMLPCEDPLDFVRDTPVFAALRDGYRDDMALACALAPLRDVPGATLIRMPDHPWARRATGMLANERMRNAPHAALAVLSPRAQGGLVVSVRVPDGRPLGADEFCRGFPTGGGRKRAGGINHLPETEFDAFAERFEAAFRLD, encoded by the coding sequence ATGATGCAGGAACGGGGACCCCTCCGGGGACGACATTTCTTCGCGTTCAACGGCGACGCGGACGGTCTGTGCGCGCTGCAGCAACTGCGGCTCGCGGAGGGCGAATGCGGCACGCTCGTGACCGGCGTGAAGCGCGACATCAGGCTGCTGGAGCGCGTCGACGCGCGCGCCGGCGACCGCGTGACCGTGCTCGACGTGTCGCACGACCAGAATCGCGACGCCTGCGCGCGGCTGCTGCGCGACGGCGCGGCGGTCCGCTACTTCGATCATCACTTCGCGGGCGAACTGCCGGGCGACCCGCGTTTCGACGCGTACATCGACACGGCCGCCGACATCTGCACGAGCGCGCTCGTGAACCGTCATCTCGGCGGCCGCCACGTGCGCTGGGCGATCGTCGCGGCATTCGGCGACGAGCTGCCGGCGCTCGGCGACGCGCTCGCGCGAGAATACGGACTCGGCCAGGCCGAACGCGACACGCTCGCCGAACTCGGGCTCTACCTGAACTACAACGCATACGGCGAGTGCGTCGACGATCTCCATTTCGATCCGGCGGTGCTGGCCGACGCGATGCTGCCGTGTGAGGATCCGCTCGATTTCGTGCGCGACACGCCGGTGTTCGCCGCATTGCGCGACGGCTATCGCGACGACATGGCACTGGCATGCGCACTCGCGCCGCTGCGCGACGTGCCGGGTGCGACACTGATCAGGATGCCGGATCATCCGTGGGCGCGGCGCGCGACGGGAATGCTCGCGAACGAGCGGATGCGCAATGCGCCGCATGCGGCGCTCGCGGTGCTGTCGCCGCGTGCGCAGGGCGGGCTCGTCGTCAGCGTGCGCGTGCCCGACGGCCGGCCGCTCGGCGCCGACGAATTCTGCCGCGGTTTCCCGACCGGCGGCGGGCGCAAGCGCGCGGGCGGCATCAACCATCTGCCGGAAACCGAGTTCGACGCGTTCGCCGAGCGTTTCGAGGCGGCCTTCCGTCTCGACTGA
- the cysD gene encoding sulfate adenylyltransferase subunit CysD produces the protein MLTHLERLEAESIHIMREVVAECENPVMLYSIGKDSSVMLHLAMKAFYPAKPPFPLLHVDTTWKFREMIAFRDETARRLGLDLRVHVNPDGVANDINPFTHGSAVHTDVWKTQGLKQALDHYGFDAAFGGARRDEEKSRAKERIVSLRSEQHRWDPKRQRPELWSLYNARKRKGESLRVFPISNWTELDIWQYIRLHDIPIVPLYYAKERPVVERDGALIMVDDERLPLRDGEVPRMRKVRFRTLGCYPLTGAIDSDASSLDEILQEMRDTRTSERQGRLIDSDSAGSMERKKQEGYF, from the coding sequence ATGTTGACCCACTTGGAGCGACTGGAGGCCGAAAGCATCCACATCATGCGCGAGGTGGTCGCGGAATGCGAAAACCCGGTGATGCTCTATTCGATCGGCAAGGACAGCTCGGTCATGCTGCATCTCGCGATGAAGGCGTTCTACCCGGCCAAGCCGCCCTTTCCGCTGCTGCACGTCGATACGACGTGGAAGTTCCGCGAGATGATCGCGTTTCGCGACGAGACGGCCAGGCGCCTCGGCCTCGACCTGCGCGTGCACGTGAACCCCGACGGCGTCGCGAACGACATCAATCCGTTCACGCACGGCTCGGCCGTGCACACCGACGTGTGGAAGACGCAAGGGCTCAAGCAGGCGCTCGACCACTACGGCTTCGACGCCGCATTCGGCGGCGCGCGCCGCGACGAGGAGAAATCGCGCGCGAAGGAGCGCATCGTGTCGTTGCGCTCGGAGCAGCACCGCTGGGACCCGAAGCGCCAGCGGCCCGAACTCTGGTCGCTGTACAACGCGCGCAAGCGCAAGGGCGAAAGTCTGCGCGTGTTTCCGATTTCCAACTGGACCGAGCTCGACATCTGGCAATACATCCGGCTGCACGACATCCCGATCGTGCCGCTCTACTACGCGAAGGAGCGGCCCGTGGTCGAGCGCGACGGCGCGCTGATCATGGTCGACGACGAACGCCTGCCGCTGCGCGACGGCGAAGTGCCGCGCATGCGCAAGGTGCGCTTTCGCACGCTCGGCTGCTATCCGCTCACAGGCGCGATCGACAGCGACGCGAGCTCGCTCGACGAGATCCTGCAGGAGATGCGCGACACGCGCACGTCCGAGCGCCAGGGACGCCTGATCGACAGCGATTCGGCCGGTTCGATGGAAAGGAAGAAACAGGAGGGATATTTCTGA
- a CDS encoding SDR family oxidoreductase — protein MLLKDKIVVISGIGPGLGVKLAVEAAREGARGVVVAARTMEKLDDAEARILALGVACDVLKVRTDITERAQCRQLATEAIERFGRIDALVNSAFVHGTFPEAVEEADLDGWRAVFDTNVFGTMTLTQEIVPHMKRHKRGAIVMINTQATRKPFAGESGYAVSKGALSIAAKYLARELGVHGIRANSIHMGWMWGVPTQTYFRQAAAEYGMTEAEIIAPIASNIALAKLPTDDDCARAALFLASDYANAVTGATLDANGGDFMP, from the coding sequence ATGTTGCTGAAGGACAAGATCGTCGTGATTTCCGGGATCGGGCCGGGGCTCGGCGTGAAGCTCGCCGTCGAGGCGGCACGCGAGGGGGCGCGCGGCGTGGTCGTCGCGGCGCGCACGATGGAAAAGCTCGACGACGCGGAGGCGCGGATCCTTGCACTCGGCGTCGCGTGCGACGTGCTGAAGGTGCGGACCGACATCACCGAGCGCGCACAGTGCCGGCAGCTCGCGACGGAGGCGATCGAGCGCTTTGGCCGGATCGATGCGCTCGTGAACAGCGCGTTCGTGCACGGCACGTTTCCGGAGGCCGTCGAAGAAGCCGATCTCGACGGCTGGCGCGCGGTGTTCGACACCAACGTGTTCGGCACGATGACGCTTACGCAGGAAATCGTCCCGCACATGAAGCGGCACAAGCGCGGCGCGATCGTGATGATCAACACGCAGGCAACCCGCAAGCCGTTTGCAGGGGAATCGGGCTACGCTGTATCGAAGGGCGCGCTCTCGATTGCGGCAAAATACCTGGCGCGCGAGCTCGGCGTGCACGGGATCCGCGCGAACAGCATCCACATGGGCTGGATGTGGGGTGTGCCGACGCAGACGTATTTTCGGCAGGCGGCAGCCGAGTACGGAATGACGGAGGCGGAGATCATCGCGCCGATCGCGTCGAACATCGCGCTCGCCAAGCTGCCGACCGACGACGACTGCGCGCGCGCCGCGCTGTTCCTCGCGTCGGATTATGCGAACGCGGTGACCGGCGCGACGCTGGACGCGAACGGCGGCGACTTCATGCCCTGA
- a CDS encoding SRPBCC domain-containing protein → MTKPANLVTSITVAIDAPASVVWEVLTDFPRYGEWNTFCVGLETTGRIGDFVHMQVRIPGTETVIPVDEILVACEPGRLLSWEQRPTDDNKDAARRDQYVEADGAERCRYFTTDQFLGINAETIMREHGGWVKQGFDQCARDVKQRAEALYASRRRKSA, encoded by the coding sequence ATGACCAAGCCAGCCAATCTCGTCACCTCGATCACCGTCGCGATCGACGCCCCCGCTTCCGTCGTCTGGGAAGTGCTGACCGACTTCCCGCGCTACGGCGAATGGAACACGTTCTGCGTCGGCCTCGAAACGACCGGCCGGATCGGCGACTTCGTGCACATGCAGGTGCGCATTCCGGGCACGGAGACGGTGATTCCCGTCGACGAAATCCTCGTCGCGTGCGAGCCCGGGCGTCTGCTGTCGTGGGAGCAGCGCCCGACCGACGACAATAAGGATGCCGCGCGCCGCGACCAGTACGTCGAAGCCGACGGAGCCGAACGATGCCGTTACTTCACGACCGACCAGTTTCTCGGCATCAACGCGGAAACGATCATGCGCGAGCATGGCGGCTGGGTGAAGCAGGGGTTCGACCAGTGCGCGCGCGACGTGAAGCAGCGCGCGGAAGCGCTGTATGCATCCCGCCGACGCAAAAGCGCGTGA
- a CDS encoding cryptochrome/photolyase family protein, translating into MPAKSSVAPAIVWFRDDLRVTDQPALTRAVASGRPLVCVYVDDTGEGAGRALGGAARWWLHGALAGLDAALARHGGRLLLLRGDAPREIERVVHDTGAAAVYWNRRYALPQREADAALKASLKARGLEVESSNGSLLNEPWDVLTGAGTPFQVFTAYWRAVRRERTVAAPLPEPEGIAFHPWPAGVRERALALDALALRPGATDWAGGLRDAWPAPDEAGAHARLDAFSAESLAGYADMRDRPDWSATSRLSPFLRFGNVSPRQVWHAVQGAAQAGGAACAAGAEKFLSELGWREFSHVLLYHFPALATDNFRAQFDAMPWRDDPAALRAWQRGLTGYPLVDAGMRELWATGWMHNRVRMVVASFLVKHLLIDWRAGERWFYDTLVDADVANNPANWQWVAGCGADAAPYFRIFNPVTQGRKFDPQGAYVRRWVPELAGLDAMTIHAPWEASPLELEAAGVRLGVDYPAPIVDHDTARRRALDALATLPKRR; encoded by the coding sequence GTGCCAGCGAAGTCGTCCGTTGCTCCTGCCATCGTGTGGTTCCGCGACGATCTGCGCGTGACCGACCAGCCCGCGCTGACGCGCGCGGTCGCGTCGGGCCGGCCGCTCGTGTGCGTGTACGTCGACGACACGGGCGAAGGCGCGGGGCGCGCGCTCGGCGGGGCGGCGCGCTGGTGGCTGCACGGGGCGCTCGCCGGACTCGACGCGGCGCTCGCGCGTCACGGCGGCCGTCTGCTGCTGCTGCGCGGCGATGCGCCGCGCGAGATCGAACGCGTCGTGCATGACACCGGCGCGGCGGCCGTGTACTGGAACCGCCGCTATGCGTTGCCGCAGCGCGAGGCCGATGCGGCGCTGAAGGCGTCGCTGAAGGCGCGCGGCCTCGAGGTCGAGAGCAGCAACGGCAGCCTGCTGAATGAACCGTGGGACGTGCTGACGGGCGCCGGCACGCCGTTCCAGGTATTCACCGCGTACTGGCGCGCGGTGCGGCGCGAGCGCACGGTGGCGGCGCCGCTGCCGGAGCCTGAAGGAATCGCGTTTCACCCGTGGCCGGCCGGCGTGCGCGAGCGTGCGCTGGCGCTGGACGCGCTCGCGTTGCGTCCGGGCGCAACGGACTGGGCGGGCGGCCTGCGCGACGCGTGGCCGGCGCCCGACGAGGCCGGCGCGCATGCGCGGCTCGACGCGTTCTCGGCCGAGTCGCTGGCTGGCTATGCCGATATGCGCGACCGGCCCGACTGGTCGGCGACGAGCCGGCTGTCGCCGTTCCTGCGCTTCGGCAACGTGTCGCCGCGGCAGGTGTGGCATGCGGTGCAGGGTGCCGCACAGGCGGGCGGCGCGGCCTGCGCGGCCGGCGCGGAGAAATTCCTGAGCGAGCTCGGCTGGCGCGAATTCAGCCACGTGCTGCTGTATCACTTTCCGGCGCTCGCAACCGACAACTTCCGCGCGCAGTTCGACGCGATGCCGTGGCGCGACGATCCCGCCGCGCTGCGCGCGTGGCAGCGCGGGCTGACCGGCTATCCGCTCGTCGATGCGGGGATGCGCGAGCTGTGGGCGACCGGCTGGATGCACAACCGTGTGCGGATGGTCGTCGCGTCGTTTCTCGTCAAGCATCTGCTGATCGACTGGCGGGCCGGCGAGCGCTGGTTTTACGACACACTCGTCGACGCGGACGTTGCGAACAACCCGGCGAACTGGCAATGGGTGGCCGGCTGCGGCGCCGACGCCGCGCCGTATTTCCGCATCTTCAATCCGGTGACGCAGGGCCGGAAGTTCGATCCGCAGGGTGCATACGTGCGCCGCTGGGTGCCGGAGCTCGCGGGCCTCGACGCGATGACGATCCATGCGCCGTGGGAGGCGTCGCCGTTGGAACTCGAGGCGGCCGGCGTGCGGCTCGGCGTCGACTATCCGGCGCCGATCGTCGATCACGACACCGCGCGGCGGCGTGCGCTCGATGCGCTGGCCACGCTGCCGAAGCGTCGATAG
- the cysN gene encoding sulfate adenylyltransferase subunit CysN — protein MAHILAAPEALAHPNPASPASPVTHADDARTKDLLRFITCGSVDDGKSTLIGRLLYESNMLFDDQLTQLEADSKKVGTQGGALDFALLVDGLSAEREQGITIDVAYRFFATARRKFIVADTPGHEQYTRNMITGASTADLAVILIDARKGVLTQTRRHSHLVALIGIRRVVLAINKMDLVDYDRAVFERIDADYRAFAAELGLEEIVSIPMSALRGDNVIASSARMPWYAGPPLMQHLDTLPLVERVTRDEPLRLPVQWVNRPHLNFRGYAGSIASGEVRVGERVRVLPSGKESRVASVITPAGEADVARAGEAVTLTLADEIDISRGDMIARADAPPEVADQFEATLVWMHDEPLLPGRPYLVKLGTQTVGATCATPKYKIDVNTRERLAARTLALNEIGVCNLSFDRPVAFDPYDRNRHTGGFIVIDRFTNDTVGAGMLHFALRRAHNVHWQAVDVDRDARAARNAQTPRIVWLTGLSGAGKSTIANLVEQRLHALGKHTYLLDGDNVRHGLNRDLGFTEADRVENIRRVAEVARLMLDAGLITLVSFISPFRAERDMARALVGPDEFVEVFVDTPLAVAEQRDPKGLYKKARSGELKHFTGIDSPYEPPTQPELRIDTVAESPEAAAERVVAYLLRERAA, from the coding sequence ATGGCACACATTCTCGCCGCGCCCGAGGCGCTCGCGCACCCGAATCCCGCGAGTCCCGCGAGTCCTGTCACGCACGCCGACGATGCGCGGACGAAGGACCTGCTGCGCTTCATCACGTGCGGCAGCGTCGACGACGGCAAGAGCACGCTGATCGGCCGCCTGCTCTACGAATCGAACATGCTGTTCGACGATCAGCTGACCCAGCTCGAAGCCGATTCGAAGAAAGTCGGCACGCAAGGCGGTGCGCTCGATTTCGCGCTGCTCGTCGACGGCCTGTCGGCAGAGCGCGAACAGGGGATCACGATCGACGTCGCATACCGCTTCTTCGCAACCGCGCGACGCAAGTTCATCGTCGCCGATACGCCCGGCCACGAGCAATACACGCGCAACATGATCACCGGCGCGTCGACCGCCGATCTCGCGGTGATCCTGATCGACGCGCGCAAGGGCGTGCTCACGCAGACGCGCCGCCACAGCCATCTCGTCGCGCTGATCGGCATCAGGCGCGTCGTGCTCGCGATCAACAAGATGGATCTGGTCGACTACGATCGCGCGGTGTTCGAGCGCATCGACGCCGACTATCGCGCGTTCGCGGCCGAGCTCGGTCTGGAAGAGATCGTCAGCATTCCGATGTCCGCGCTGCGCGGCGACAACGTGATCGCGTCGAGCGCGCGGATGCCGTGGTACGCGGGCCCGCCGCTGATGCAGCATCTCGACACGCTGCCGCTCGTCGAGCGCGTGACGCGCGACGAACCGTTGCGGCTGCCCGTGCAATGGGTCAACCGCCCGCATCTGAACTTCCGTGGCTATGCCGGCAGCATCGCGTCCGGCGAAGTGCGCGTCGGCGAACGCGTGCGCGTGCTGCCGTCCGGCAAGGAAAGCCGCGTCGCATCGGTGATCACGCCAGCCGGTGAAGCCGACGTCGCACGTGCCGGCGAAGCGGTGACGCTCACGCTCGCCGACGAAATCGACATCAGCCGCGGCGACATGATCGCGCGCGCCGACGCGCCGCCGGAGGTGGCCGACCAGTTCGAAGCGACGCTCGTGTGGATGCACGACGAACCGCTGCTGCCTGGCCGGCCGTATCTCGTGAAGCTCGGCACGCAGACGGTCGGCGCGACCTGCGCGACGCCCAAGTACAAGATCGACGTGAACACGCGCGAACGTCTCGCCGCGCGCACGCTCGCGCTGAACGAGATCGGCGTGTGCAACCTGAGCTTCGACCGGCCCGTCGCGTTCGATCCGTACGACCGGAACCGTCACACCGGCGGCTTCATCGTGATCGACCGCTTCACCAACGACACGGTCGGCGCCGGGATGCTGCACTTCGCGCTGCGCCGCGCGCACAACGTTCACTGGCAGGCCGTCGACGTCGATCGCGACGCGCGCGCGGCGCGCAACGCACAGACGCCGCGCATCGTGTGGCTGACCGGGCTGTCCGGCGCGGGCAAGTCGACCATCGCGAACCTCGTCGAGCAGCGGCTGCATGCGCTCGGCAAGCACACGTACCTGCTCGACGGCGACAACGTACGGCACGGGCTCAACCGCGATCTCGGCTTCACCGAGGCCGATCGCGTGGAAAACATCCGGCGCGTGGCGGAAGTCGCTCGGCTGATGCTCGATGCCGGGCTCATCACGCTCGTGTCGTTCATCTCGCCGTTTCGCGCCGAACGCGACATGGCGCGTGCGCTGGTCGGCCCCGACGAGTTCGTCGAAGTGTTCGTCGACACGCCGCTCGCGGTCGCCGAGCAACGCGATCCGAAGGGGTTGTACAAGAAGGCGCGCAGCGGCGAGCTGAAACACTTCACGGGCATCGACTCGCCGTACGAGCCGCCCACGCAGCCGGAACTGCGCATCGACACGGTGGCCGAGTCACCGGAAGCGGCGGCCGAGCGCGTCGTCGCGTACCTGCTGCGCGAGCGCGCCGCCTGA
- a CDS encoding DUF1214 domain-containing protein yields MTDDTRAMQLLSGQTWADFCDTLKRSGQQILRAEAPDDPLTRAEGFRYLSRLMRIALEMHVEFADGAWPGFFSPSHETAKIGADNPDNLYQYARLDGRCEYRVTGRRGTVAYLSFGTQKGGYETDGKMLQTGFLDAKQLDVAPDGSFELMVSAAPRAGNWVRMEPGTNALLVRQTFLDRRAETPAQLRIERIGAHDRPAPLDPLVLQGGLMRAAQFVEQTSKLFADWAASYRAHVNALPPADQALCQSVGGDPNIYYYHSCWSLADDEALVIDVDTVPDCDFWNVQLNNYWMESLDYRHFDICVNKHRARLNVDGGVTVVVAAARPGDANWLDTAGHRTGTICWRWVGAAQPVHPRTRVVKLATLKEAA; encoded by the coding sequence ATGACCGACGACACACGTGCCATGCAATTGCTTTCGGGCCAGACCTGGGCCGATTTCTGCGACACCCTGAAACGCAGCGGACAGCAGATCCTGCGCGCCGAGGCGCCGGACGATCCGCTCACGCGCGCGGAAGGGTTTCGTTACCTGAGCCGGCTGATGCGCATCGCGCTCGAAATGCACGTCGAGTTCGCGGACGGCGCGTGGCCCGGCTTCTTCTCGCCGTCCCACGAGACCGCGAAGATCGGCGCCGACAATCCCGACAACCTGTACCAGTACGCGCGCCTCGATGGCCGTTGCGAATATCGCGTGACGGGGCGGCGCGGCACGGTCGCGTACCTGAGCTTCGGCACGCAGAAGGGTGGCTACGAGACGGACGGCAAGATGCTGCAGACGGGGTTTCTCGATGCGAAGCAGCTCGACGTCGCACCGGACGGCAGCTTCGAACTCATGGTGAGCGCGGCGCCGCGCGCGGGCAACTGGGTACGCATGGAGCCGGGCACGAACGCGCTGCTGGTGCGCCAGACCTTCCTCGACCGGCGCGCGGAGACGCCGGCGCAATTGAGGATCGAACGCATCGGCGCGCACGACCGCCCGGCGCCGCTCGACCCGCTCGTGCTGCAGGGCGGCCTCATGCGCGCCGCGCAGTTCGTCGAGCAGACGTCGAAGCTGTTCGCCGACTGGGCCGCGAGCTACCGGGCGCACGTGAACGCGCTGCCGCCCGCGGACCAGGCGCTGTGCCAGTCGGTCGGCGGCGATCCGAACATCTACTACTACCACTCGTGCTGGTCGCTGGCCGACGACGAGGCGCTGGTGATCGACGTCGACACGGTGCCCGACTGCGACTTCTGGAACGTGCAGCTCAACAACTACTGGATGGAGTCGCTCGACTACCGGCACTTCGACATCTGCGTGAACAAGCACCGCGCGCGCCTGAATGTCGACGGCGGCGTGACCGTGGTGGTCGCCGCGGCACGGCCGGGCGACGCAAACTGGCTCGATACGGCCGGGCATCGCACCGGCACGATCTGCTGGCGCTGGGTCGGCGCCGCGCAACCCGTGCATCCGCGGACGCGCGTCGTCAAGCTCGCGACGCTGAAGGAGGCCGCATGA